A single Aspergillus chevalieri M1 DNA, chromosome 3, nearly complete sequence DNA region contains:
- a CDS encoding U2 snRNP complex subunit CUS2 (COG:A;~EggNog:ENOG410PJNH;~InterPro:IPR000504,IPR035979,IPR034393,IPR034392, IPR012677;~PFAM:PF00076;~antiSMASH:Cluster_3.3;~go_function: GO:0003676 - nucleic acid binding [Evidence IEA];~go_process: GO:0000398 - mRNA splicing, via spliceosome [Evidence IEA]): MAEPDASVNNFPQDPSDFDSNPRISFSKLDDKYILETEDGNEFEWDTALKRWIQTLDEDLLRKQQEAYKVEGVDENEQITAQQLKKKRKQQALDDESQKAKKQRTNTAVYVTSLPLDATFTEIRDLFSKCGVIAEEIDSGRERIKMYTDDNGAFKGEALVVYFRPESVNLAIQMLDDSDFRLGQTGPTGLMRVQAADFSFKSQREAPVQSNNRDKKKIIARTQKLNSKLADWDDDDPSIMANTSSKLEKVVILKHMFTLEEIKEDPAAILDIKEDIRDECSKLGEITNVVLYDKEPEGVVSVRFQDPEAARACIQVMDGRYFAGTRVEAYVSSGKEKFKKSNEKREALEDMAERGLDAKDEEEESRLDEFGTWLESSHVVENTAK; this comes from the exons ATGGCCGAACCCGACGCCTCCGTCAACAACTTTCCCCAAGACCCCTCCGACTTCGACTCCAACCCGCGCATATCCTTCTCCAAGCTCGACGACAAGTACATCCTGGAAACAGAGGACGGGAATGAGTTCGAATGGGATACCGCGCTGAAGCGGTGGATTCAAACG CTCGACGAAGACCTCCTCCGCAAACAACAAGAAGCATACAAAGTCGAAGGCGTCGACGAGAACGAGCAGATCACAGCGCAgcagttgaagaagaagcggaaACAGCAGGCTCTCGAC GATGAATCCCAAAAAGCCAAAAAACAACGCACCAACACCGCCGTCTACGTAACCTCTCTCCCCCTCGATGCCACTTTCACCGAAATTCGCGACCTCTTCTCGAAATGCGGCGTGATCGCAGAGGAAATCGACAGCGGGCGCGAACGCATCAAGATGTACACGGACGATAACGGGGCTTTTAAGGGTGAAGCACTAGTTGTATATTTTCGCCCTGAGTCTGTGAACCTCGCAATTCAGATGCTTGATGACTCGGATTTTCGACTCGGGCAGACGGGACCGACGGGGCTGATGAGGGTGCAGGCTGCGGATTTCTCGTTTAAGAGTCAGCGCGAGGCGCCGGTGCAGAGTAATAATAGGGATAAGAAGAAGATCATCGCGAGGACGCAAAAATTGAACAG CAAACTGGCGGACTGGGACGACGACGACCCTTCGATAATGGCGAATACGAGCTCGAAGTTAGAAAAGGTTGTTATTCTTAAGCACATGTTTACACTGGAGGAGATAAAGGAGGACCCCGCCGCTATCCTCGACATCAAAGAAGACATCCGCGACGAATGCTCCAAACTCGGCGAAATAACCAACGTGGTCCTCTACGACAAAGAACCAGAGGGTGTGGTCAGTGTGCGCTTTCAAGATCCTGAAGCTGCGAGAGCTTGTATTCAGGTCATGGATGGCCGCTACTTCGCCGGCACCCGCGTCGAAGCATACGTCTCATCCGGAAAAGAAAAGTTCAAGAAAAGTAACGAGAAGCGCGAGGCACTGGAGGACATGGCTGAACGCGGCCTTGATGcaaaagatgaagaggaggaatcCAGACTGGATGAGTTTGGGACGTGGTTGGAAAGTTCGCATGTTGTTGAGAATACGGCCAAGTAG